A window of the Phaseolus vulgaris cultivar G19833 chromosome 5, P. vulgaris v2.0, whole genome shotgun sequence genome harbors these coding sequences:
- the LOC137834293 gene encoding uncharacterized protein has product MTKELERQPTAWEVVERTKKLKTGQWVNDKTRDLAEKYKKRREEAQQQQMLESASSQNSHVASIDDNEIYIDVVGSGNKKGNVYGLGVLSKRFNSSTSAHSAASQALVVHQIEEMREIIQKLNDELMTKRVKEWTLEEKMELLMKTHEEQSERMRKQDEKMQLILQHIQMNNPASDSSDPTTSGHHKGDQSRDDSSEEDYLYVELYHRFDSFN; this is encoded by the exons Atg ACTAAAGAGCTTGAACGACAACCAACTGCTTGGGAGGTTGTAGAGAGAACAAAGAAATTGAAGACTGGACAATGGGTCAATGACAAGACTCGCGACCTTGCG GAGAAATATAAGAAACGTCGAGAAGAAGCCCAACAACAGCAAATGCTTGAAAGCGCATCTTCACAAAACTCTCATGTTGCCTCTATTGATGACAATGAAATATACATCGATGTTGTTGGAAGTGGAAATAAAAAAGGGAATGTCTATGGTCTTGGTGTATTGAGCAAAAGGTTTAATAGTTCAACAAGTGCTCACTCTGCTGCAAGTCAAGCTCTAGTAGTCCATCAAATAGAAGAAATGCGTGAGATTATTCAAAAGCTAAATGATGAACTTATGACAAAACGTGTCAAGGAGTGGACACTTGAAGAAAAGATGGAGCTATTGATGAAAACTCATGAAGAGCAAAGTGAACGCATGCGCAAACAAGATGAGAAGATGCAACTCATCCTACAACACATTCAAATGAATAATCCCGCATCAGACTCTTCAGATCCTACTACCAGTGGACATCATAAAGGAGACCAGAGTAGAGATGACAGTTCAGAAGAAGATTACTTATATGTTGAATTATATCATAGATTTGACTCTTTTAACTAG